In Labrus bergylta chromosome 1, fLabBer1.1, whole genome shotgun sequence, one genomic interval encodes:
- the LOC109989586 gene encoding procollagen galactosyltransferase 1 produces the protein MSPPESAQHNSSKHPPCASPSAASPARVFPPAMPRVTSLLPALLFALLPGLSQGYFPEERWSPESPLLAPRVVIALICRNSAHSLPLFLGAIERLNYPKDRIALWVATDHNIDNTTAILREWLIKVQNDYHYVEWRPDEESSAFEDEVGSKHWNNLRYEHVMKLRQAALETAREVWADYLLVADCDNLLTNQDVLWKLMRENKTIVAPMLESRAAYSNFWCGMTSQGYYKRTPAYMPIRKLERRGCFAVPMVHSTYLLDLQKEASRQLAFHPPHPEYSWALDDVIVFAFSARMADVQMYVCNKETYGYFPVPMRSHASLQDETESFLHTQLEIMVKNPPLEPSSFLSLPPKQPNKIGFDEVFMINLVRRTDRRERMLRALYEQELSCKVVAAVDGKALNKTDIESLGIKMLPGYKDPYHGRPLTKGELGCFLSHYNIWKEIVDRGLQTSLVIEDDLRFEVFFRRRLQALLQEVTTHKLDWDLIYIGRKRMQVDHPETSVPKIHNLVEADYSYWTLGYMLSLQGAQKLLRAQPLTKMLPVDEFLPVMYNKHPISDYMDHFERRDLRAFSAEPLLLYPTHYTGDLGYISDTETSVVWDNETVRTDWDRAKSRKTQEQGELSIEAQNSDVLQSELENWSARDEL, from the exons ATGTCTCCTCCTGAGTCGGCGCAACACAACAGCTCCAAACATCCCCCGTGTGCCTCTCCGTCCGCCGCGTCACCAGCCCGAGTCTTTCCCCCTGCCATGCCCCGGGTCACCTCGCTGCTGCCGGCCCTGCTGTTCGCCCTGCTGCCCGGTCTGAGCCAGGGCTATTTCCCCGAGGAGCGCTGGAGCCCCGAGTCTCCGCTCCTCGCTCCCCGGGTCGTCATCGCATTGATCTGCCGCAACTCTGCGCACTCTCTGCCGCTGTTCCTGGGAGCCATCGAGCGCCTGAACTACCCCAAGGACCGCATCGCGCTATG GGTGGCGACAGATCACAACATCGATAACACCACCGCCATCCTGAGAGAGTGGCTCATCAAGGTGCAGAACGACTATCACTATGTGGAGTGGAGGCCTGATGAAgagtccag tgCCTTTGAAGATGAGGTGGGGTCTAAGCACTGGAACAACCTGCGTTATGAACATGTGATGAAGCTCCGTCAGGCGGCGCTGGAGACTGCCCGTGAGGTCTGGGCCGACTACCTCCTG GTGGCTGACTGCGACAACCTGCTCACCAATCAGGATGTGTTGTGGAAACTGATGAGAGAGAATAAAACCATTGTGGCGCCCATGCTGGAGTCTAGAGCAGCGTACTCCAACTTCTGGTGCGGCATGACGTCACAG GGTTACTACAAGCGCACGCCGGCCTACATGCCCATTCGTAAACTGGAGCGGCGTGGCTGTTTCGCCGTCCCGATGGTCCACTCCACCTACCTGTTGGACCTGCAGAAAGAGGCTTCCCGTCAGCTGGCCTTTCATCCACCACACCCAGAGTACAGCTGGGCGCTGGATGATGTCATCGTCTTTGCTTTCTCAGCTCGCATGGCCG ACGTGCAGATGTATGTGTGCAACAAGGAAACGTACGGGTATTTCCCCGTCCCCATGCGTTCTCATGCTTCCCTTCAGGATGAGACTGAGAGCTTCCTGCACACTCAGCTTGAGATCATGG TGAAGAATCCCCCGTTGGAGCCGTCCAGCTTCCTGTCTCTTCCTCCCAAGCAGCCCAACAAGATCGGCTTTGATGAG GTGTTCATGATCAACCTGGTGCGGAGAACTGACCGCCGTGAGCGGATGCTGAGAGCGCTGTACGAGCAGGAGCTCAGCTGTAAGGTCGTTGCTGCTGTGGATGGCAA agcTCTGAATAAGACCGATATAGAGTCTTTGGGGATCAAGATGCTGCCGGGTTACAAAGATCCTTATCATGGGCGACCTCTCACTAAGGGTGAACTGGGCTGTTTCCTGTCTCATTATAACATCTGGAAGGAG ATAGTAGATCGAGGTTTGCAGACCTCCCTCGTCATTGAGGACGACCTCCGCTTCGAGGTGTTCTTCAGACGGCGTCTACAGGCGCTGCTGCAGGAGGTGACGACACACAAGCTGGACTGGGATCTCAT CTACATCGGGAGGAAGCGGATGCAGGTGGACCACCCCGAGACATCTGTACCAAAAATCCACAATCTGGTGGAGGCGGATTACTCCTACTGGACTCTTGGCTACATGTTGTCATTACAGGGAGCCCAGAAACTGCTCAGAGCCCAACCTCTGACAAAGATGCTTCCTGTTGACGAGTTCCTCCCTGTCATGTACAACAAACATCCAAT CTCAGACTACATGGACCACTTTGAGAGACGGGACCTCCGTGCCTTCTCAGCCGAGCCACTTCTGCTGTATCCGACCCATTACACAGGAGACCTGGGCTACATCAGTGACACGGAAACCTCTGTGGTCTGGGACAACGAGACTGTCAGGACCGACTGGGACCGAGCCAAGTCGAGGAAAACCCAGGAGCAGGGGGAGCTGAGCATTGAGGCCCAGAACTCGGATGTGCTGCAGTCTGAACTGGAGAACTGGAGCGCACGAGACGAGCTGTGA
- the LOC109989550 gene encoding nuclear factor 7, brain → MSCPVLLPVSLLQGEDEGLPSPWSMDSSELCEDHGDSPSLFCLDDLEPLCQQCAAECHTGHRVYLLTEAAADCKCAAECHTGHRVYLLTEAAADCKEELRSSLNGLQKKMVQFEKASQTCEHAAKHNQAEVKLTEELMGREFELLHRFLREEEAVRLRSLRDEQEEKKRDADERRDTMTQLIKSVEEKIQLMEEELHADGDGVKYLQNYGDDVMSSACSGSLESPQVCTPLIDVSSHLGNLQHSVWEKLKGIAAYTPVTFDPRAAGPSLRVSPRLNRVTPGPSQGPGGGLCVSDNPESLHSYSCTLSREGSGETCWDIQVGDATRWTVGVAAESVSRETKSEVCPEAGPWCISLRDKKYRALTSPSQDLNLDDTVHLSRVRVRLDWEEGTLDFRNADTDTRLFMFRHRFTEKVYPYFESQSDHVTVEDTEEITSESYPERRYNGVSSAYDNDTKPECRRQHSAVCSVREEMKTKAQRRSMKGKQVKMKEVQRSDEKKESSPPRFRVTYHVSLNKALQIVQSQTHPDHPQS, encoded by the exons ATGAGCTGCCCAGttctcctccctgtctccttgCTCCAGGGGGAGGATGAGGGTCTCCCCTCTCCCTGGTCAATGGACTCCTCAGAGCTGTGTGAGGATCATGGAGACAGTCCGTCCCTGTTCTGTTTGGATGACCTGGAGCCTTTGTGTCAACAGTGTGCAGCTGAGTGCCACACAGGACACCGAGTTTACCTCCtgacagaggctgcagctgacTGTAAG TGTGCAGCTGAGTGCCACACAGGACACCGAGTTTACCTCCtgacagaggctgcagctgacTGTAAG GAGGAGCTAAGATCATCTTTAAACGGGCTGCAGAAAAAGATGGTTCAGTTTGAAAAAGCCTCACAGACCTGTGAGCATGCGGCAAAACACAACCAG GCAGAGGTCAAACTCACAGAGGAGCTGATGGGGAGAGAGTTTGAGCTCCTTCACCGGTTtctgagagaggaggaagcagTGAGGTTACGCTCGCTCAGAGatgagcaggaggagaagaaaagagacgCAGACGAGCGGAGAGACACGATGACTCAGCTGATCAAATCTGTGGAGGAGAAGATCCAGCTGATGGAAGAGGAACTGCATGCCGACGGAGACGGGGTGAAATATCTACAG AACTACGGAGACGACGTGATGAGCAG TGCTTGTTCAGGTAGCTTGGAGTCCCCACAGGTGTGCACACCTCTAATAGATGTGTCCTCACACCTGGGAAACCTGCAGCACTCTGTGTGGGAGAAACTGAAAGGCATCGCCGCGTACA CCCCGGTGACATTTGACCCCAGGGCAGCTGGCCCCTCTCTGAGGGTATCTCCCAGGTTAAACAGGGTCACACCTGGACCTTCACAGGGGCCGGGAGGgggtctctgtgtttctgataATCCGGAAAGTTTACACTCGTATTCCTGCACACTAAGCAGAGAGGGCTCAGGAGAGACCTGCTGGGACATCCAG GTTGGTGACGCCACGAGGTGGACCGTGGGAGTGGCAGCTGAATCAGTCTCCAGGGAGACAAAGTCAGAGGTCTGTCCTGAGGCAGGACCCTGGTGTATCAGCCTGCGAGACAAAAAGTACAGAGCTCTGACCTCTCCCTCTCAAGACCTGAATCTGGATGACACAGTCCACCTGAGCAGGGTCCGTGTGAGGCTGGACTGGGAGGAGGGGACTCTGGATTTCAGAAATGCTGATACTGACACGCGTCTGTTCATGTTTCGACACCGCTTCACTGAGAAGGTGTACCCTTACTTTGAGAGTCAGTCAGATCACGTCACTGTGGAAGACACTGAGGAGATCACAAGTGAATCTTACCCTGAGCGAAGATATAACGGTGTATCATCGGCATACGACAACGACACGAAGCCTGAGTGCAGACGTCAACACTCAGCAGTTTGTTCTGtgagagaggagatgaaaacTAAAGCTCAGAGACGCAGCATGAAGGGGAAGCAGGTGAAAATGAAGGAGGTTCAGAGATCTGACgagaagaaagagagcagcCCCCCCAGGTTCAGGGTCACCTACCATGTCTCTCTGAACAAAGCCCTTCAAATCGTCCAATCACAGACTCATCCTGATCATCCTCAGAGTTAG
- the LOC109989549 gene encoding long-chain fatty acid transport protein 1-like isoform X1 yields MNLLSGGVVLLSVWGAAQLISLSWLCCLLTGLGLCVAWRGSWRFIRVALCTFRRDLMCLYVIMRVRIPMFRYLRNRSTIPALFAQTVTKYPDKAALIYEATGEVWTFRELQQRCHAVAHWARAQGWLEGDVVALYMKSQPQVVALWLGLAMVGVEAALINHNLRQQSLLHCVGMSRARAMVFGTEMRGAVSEVRGSLQPDMLLFISGEHDDKDELCSLDGMLQRSPKHPPDYTVKKGFSDRLFYIYTSGTTGMPKAAIVVHSRYYRIASFGFHSFGLHHDDIIYSCLPLYHSAGTIMAVGQCLLFGVTAVVRAKFSASCFWDDCVKHDCTVILYIGEICRYLLAQPVRSSEAHHRVRVAIGNGLRPTVWEEFVRRFRIRQIGEFYGATECNCSLINIDGKVGACGFNSRILPSFYPIRLVRMTEENGELLRDPQGLCVPCQPGEPGMLVGRINHTDPLRRFDGYADQESTRKKIAPNVFKMGDSAYVSGDILVMDEYGYIYFKDRSGDTFRWRGENVSTTEVEGVVSGLLGHADVAVYGVSVPGVEGKAGMAAVAHTGGQFDPEVFLTAVQKSLPSYARPVFLRLMPSVDTTGTFKIQKTRLQREGFKPGESGDKMYFLNSRAGRYEAVTDELYNDVMEGRVRL; encoded by the exons ATGAATCTTCTGAGTGGAGGTGTAGTCCTCCTCAGTGTGTGGGGGGCTGCTCAGCTGATCTCTCTCTCCTGGCTCTGCTGTCTCTTAACCGGTCTTGGACTCTGTGTAGCCTGGAGGGGATCCTGGAGGTTCATACGTGTCGCTTTATGCACCTTCAGAAGAGACCTGAT GTGTCTGTATGTGATCATGAGAGTGAGGATTCCCATGTTCCGTTATCTGCGTAACAGAAGCACCATCCCTGCCCTGTTTGCACAGACGGTGACAAAGTATCCAGATAAGGCTGCTCTGATCTACGAGGCCACCGGAGAG GTGTGGACCTTCAGGGAGCTCCAGCAGCGATGCCATGCTGTGGCCCACTGGGCGCGTGCACAGGGATGGCTGGAGGGGGATGTGGTGGCCTTGTACATGAAGAGTCAGCCTCAGGTGGTGGCTCTGTGGTTGGGTCTGGCTATGGTGGGTGTGGAGGCTGCACTCATCAACCACAACCTCCGGCAGCAGTCGCTGCTGCACTGTGTCGGCATGTCAAGAGCTCGGGCCATGGTGTTCGGGACGGAGATGAGAGGAG CTGTGTCAGAGGTTCGAGGCTCTCTGCAGCCCGACATGCTTTTGTTCATCAGCGGAGAGCACGACGATAAAGACGAGCTCTGCAGCCTGGACGGCATGCTGCAGCGCTCGCCAAAACACCCACCAGACTACACTGTGAAGAAGGGATTCAGTG ACAGACTTTTCTACATCTACACCTCTGGAACAACAGGAATGCCAAAGGCAGCGATAGTGGTGCACAGCAG GTACTATCGTATCGCTTCCTTTGGTTTCCATTCGTTTGGATTacatcatgatgacatcatctacAGCTGCCTGCCCCTGTATCACTCTGCAG GCACCATCATGGCTGTAGGACAGTGTTTACTTTTTGGCGTGACTGCTGTTGTCAGGGCCAAGTTCTCGGCCAGTTGCTTCTGGGACGACTGCGTCAAACACGACTGCACG GTCATTCTTTACATAGGAGAGATCTGCCGTTACCTGTTGGCCCAACCTGTCCGTTCATCTGAGGCACATCACAGAGTTCGTGTTGCCATTGGAAACGGCCTGCGTCCTACTGTGTGGGAGGAGTTCGTCCGGAGATTCAGAATCAGGCAAATCGGAGAATTTTACGGTGCCACCGAGTGCAACTGCAGCCTGATAAACATAGACGGAAag GTGGGGGCGTGTGGTTTTAACAGTCGCATCCTGCCCAGCTTTTACCCCATCAGACTGGTCAGGATGACAGAGGAGAACGGAGAGCTGCTCAGGGATCCACAGGGACTCTGTGTGCCCTGTCAGCCCG gtgaGCCAGGTATGTTAGTGGGACGAATTAACCATACTGATCCGCTCCGGAGGTTTGACGGCTACGCTGATCAGGAGTCCACCAGGAAGAAAATAGCTCCCAACGTCTTTAAGATGGGAGACTCAGCTTATGTCTCGG gtGACATTCTGGTGATGGATGAATATggctacatttattttaaagaccgAAGTGGCGACACGTTTCGTTGGCGAGGGGAGAACGTCTCCACCACTGAGGTGGAGGGAGTTGTCAGCGGCCTGTTGGGACACGCTGACGTGGCGGTTTACGGAGTTTCTGTACCAG GTGTGGAGGGTAAGGCTGGTATGGCAGCAGTCGCTCACACAGGAGGTCAGTTTGACCCCGAAGTGTTCCTTACGGCCGTACAGAAATCACTGCCTTCCTACGCACGCCCCGTCTTCCTCAGACTCATGCCGTCTGTTGACACGACAG GTACCTTCAAAATCCAGAAGACGCGGCTGCAGAGGGAAGGATTCAAGCCGGGAGAGTCGGGGGACAAGATGTACTTTCTAAACAGCCGAGCTGGTCGTTACGAGGCCGTGACTGATGAACTCTATAACGACGTCATGGAGGGTAGAGTGCGTCTGTAG
- the LOC109989549 gene encoding long-chain fatty acid transport protein 1-like isoform X2 yields MHLQKRPDTVTKYPDKAALIYEATGEVWTFRELQQRCHAVAHWARAQGWLEGDVVALYMKSQPQVVALWLGLAMVGVEAALINHNLRQQSLLHCVGMSRARAMVFGTEMRGAVSEVRGSLQPDMLLFISGEHDDKDELCSLDGMLQRSPKHPPDYTVKKGFSDRLFYIYTSGTTGMPKAAIVVHSRYYRIASFGFHSFGLHHDDIIYSCLPLYHSAGTIMAVGQCLLFGVTAVVRAKFSASCFWDDCVKHDCTVILYIGEICRYLLAQPVRSSEAHHRVRVAIGNGLRPTVWEEFVRRFRIRQIGEFYGATECNCSLINIDGKVGACGFNSRILPSFYPIRLVRMTEENGELLRDPQGLCVPCQPGEPGMLVGRINHTDPLRRFDGYADQESTRKKIAPNVFKMGDSAYVSGDILVMDEYGYIYFKDRSGDTFRWRGENVSTTEVEGVVSGLLGHADVAVYGVSVPGVEGKAGMAAVAHTGGQFDPEVFLTAVQKSLPSYARPVFLRLMPSVDTTGTFKIQKTRLQREGFKPGESGDKMYFLNSRAGRYEAVTDELYNDVMEGRVRL; encoded by the exons ATGCACCTTCAGAAGAGACCTGAT ACGGTGACAAAGTATCCAGATAAGGCTGCTCTGATCTACGAGGCCACCGGAGAG GTGTGGACCTTCAGGGAGCTCCAGCAGCGATGCCATGCTGTGGCCCACTGGGCGCGTGCACAGGGATGGCTGGAGGGGGATGTGGTGGCCTTGTACATGAAGAGTCAGCCTCAGGTGGTGGCTCTGTGGTTGGGTCTGGCTATGGTGGGTGTGGAGGCTGCACTCATCAACCACAACCTCCGGCAGCAGTCGCTGCTGCACTGTGTCGGCATGTCAAGAGCTCGGGCCATGGTGTTCGGGACGGAGATGAGAGGAG CTGTGTCAGAGGTTCGAGGCTCTCTGCAGCCCGACATGCTTTTGTTCATCAGCGGAGAGCACGACGATAAAGACGAGCTCTGCAGCCTGGACGGCATGCTGCAGCGCTCGCCAAAACACCCACCAGACTACACTGTGAAGAAGGGATTCAGTG ACAGACTTTTCTACATCTACACCTCTGGAACAACAGGAATGCCAAAGGCAGCGATAGTGGTGCACAGCAG GTACTATCGTATCGCTTCCTTTGGTTTCCATTCGTTTGGATTacatcatgatgacatcatctacAGCTGCCTGCCCCTGTATCACTCTGCAG GCACCATCATGGCTGTAGGACAGTGTTTACTTTTTGGCGTGACTGCTGTTGTCAGGGCCAAGTTCTCGGCCAGTTGCTTCTGGGACGACTGCGTCAAACACGACTGCACG GTCATTCTTTACATAGGAGAGATCTGCCGTTACCTGTTGGCCCAACCTGTCCGTTCATCTGAGGCACATCACAGAGTTCGTGTTGCCATTGGAAACGGCCTGCGTCCTACTGTGTGGGAGGAGTTCGTCCGGAGATTCAGAATCAGGCAAATCGGAGAATTTTACGGTGCCACCGAGTGCAACTGCAGCCTGATAAACATAGACGGAAag GTGGGGGCGTGTGGTTTTAACAGTCGCATCCTGCCCAGCTTTTACCCCATCAGACTGGTCAGGATGACAGAGGAGAACGGAGAGCTGCTCAGGGATCCACAGGGACTCTGTGTGCCCTGTCAGCCCG gtgaGCCAGGTATGTTAGTGGGACGAATTAACCATACTGATCCGCTCCGGAGGTTTGACGGCTACGCTGATCAGGAGTCCACCAGGAAGAAAATAGCTCCCAACGTCTTTAAGATGGGAGACTCAGCTTATGTCTCGG gtGACATTCTGGTGATGGATGAATATggctacatttattttaaagaccgAAGTGGCGACACGTTTCGTTGGCGAGGGGAGAACGTCTCCACCACTGAGGTGGAGGGAGTTGTCAGCGGCCTGTTGGGACACGCTGACGTGGCGGTTTACGGAGTTTCTGTACCAG GTGTGGAGGGTAAGGCTGGTATGGCAGCAGTCGCTCACACAGGAGGTCAGTTTGACCCCGAAGTGTTCCTTACGGCCGTACAGAAATCACTGCCTTCCTACGCACGCCCCGTCTTCCTCAGACTCATGCCGTCTGTTGACACGACAG GTACCTTCAAAATCCAGAAGACGCGGCTGCAGAGGGAAGGATTCAAGCCGGGAGAGTCGGGGGACAAGATGTACTTTCTAAACAGCCGAGCTGGTCGTTACGAGGCCGTGACTGATGAACTCTATAACGACGTCATGGAGGGTAGAGTGCGTCTGTAG